In a single window of the Coffea eugenioides isolate CCC68of chromosome 3, Ceug_1.0, whole genome shotgun sequence genome:
- the LOC113766289 gene encoding receptor kinase-like protein Xa21: MGVAASTLGDVYGYGILLLEMITRKRSIDDMFVDELDLHNYVNRALLGQVYEIVDPLLLSKAGDENKRMDPGGDKIDGGREMECVISLVKIGLKCSEKSPNDRMHMNEVVGKLHHIKDVFLGVSAYPKNLEA; encoded by the coding sequence ATGGGTGTTGCGGCATCAACTCTGGGGGATGTCTATGGATATGGAATTCTTTTGCTAGAGATGATTACAAGGAAGAGGTCAATAGATGATATGTTCGTGGATGAACTGGATCTGCATAATTATGTTAATAGGGCCTTGCTTGGACAAGTTTATGAGATCGTGGACCCCTTGCTGCTTTCTAAAGCAGGAgatgaaaacaaaagaatggatCCTGGAGGGGATAAAATTGATGGTGGAAGAGAGATGGAGTGTGTTATTTCCCTGGTGAAAATCGGGCTCAAATGCTCAGAAAAATCGCCAAATGATCGGATGCACATGAATGAAGTTGTCGGAAAATTACATCATATTAAGGATGTTTTTCTTGGTGTCAGTGCATATCCAAAAAATCTTGAAGCTTAA
- the LOC113766290 gene encoding probable LRR receptor-like serine/threonine-protein kinase At3g47570 — protein MWGFRQSTLANLSFILLFAINLSVSHLSASKHFQNETDCLALLEFKNQIYDDPFEVLNSWNHSQHHCEWEGVTCSTRHQRVMALTLRDKHLSGTISPHVGNLSFMRFIHLEENQFRGEIPQEFGHLFRLRVLNLSGKALSGKIPANLSYCSEMTAISLMSNRLEGKIPINQLSNLKKLELLNIYSNNLTGEITSSIGNLPSLITVVLSFNNLGGYLPKEMGLLKKLAILRLGGNKLSVAANFFHGNLPTDIGFTLPNLVVLAVGENKFYGNLPASITNASGLVTLDLSRNNFQGQVPANLGDLTNLQIINFSINLFGNNSTGDLDFVASLTNCSNLTSLSLSGNNFEGEDSFSGFLPREVGKLIHLVDLDVSQNQLAGGIPISLADCTNLENLYMQSNFFQGTIPPNLASLKSIQQLDLSSNNLTRSIPKELEKLQYLRYLNLSYNDIEGEVPNTDFQQCKSNIIDWQQQTLWRHSGIGVPTLPMLLYLLVYRIRERRLVARFSSMPTRIDELLRLSYHELLRATSGFSPENLIGSGNFGAVYKGILEKLGNKLVAVKVVLDLQKNGASKSFKAECKTLRNIRHTNLISIVSHCSNIDSKGDEFKALVYEFMENGNLDLWLHPETTDQATSCRSLNLIQKLNIAIDVASALQYLHDHYDAEIVHCDLKPSNILHPRG, from the exons ATGTGGGGATTTCGCCAATCCACATTAGCAAACCTTTCTTTCATACTCTTATTTGCCATCAATTTGTCAGTAAGCCATCTTTCAGCTTCTAAACACTTTCAAAATGAGACTGATTGTCTTGCTCTGCTTGAATTCAAGAATCAGATATACGACGACCCGTTTGAAGTGCTGAATTCCTGGAACCATTCACAACACCATTGCGAGTGGGAAGGAGTCACATGTAGTACTCGACATCAGAGGGTCATGGCCTTGACTCTAAGGGATAAGCACTTGTCTGGAACTATATCACCTCATGTTGGAAATCTAAGCTTCATGAGGTTCATCCATCTTGAGGAGAATCAATTCCGTGGTGAGATTCCCCAAGAATTCGGTCACCTCTTCAGGCTAAGAGTCTTGAACTTGTCAGGAAAAGCACTCAGTGGAAAAATCCCAGCAAACCTGAGCTATTGCTCAGAGATGACTGCAATTAGCCTAATGAGCAACAGGCTAGAAGGGAAAATTCCGATTAATCAGCTGagcaatttgaagaagcttgaacttcttaatatttattccaacaATTTGACAGGAGAGATTACCTCCTCCATTGGGAACTTACCATCACTGATCACAGTCGTGCTCAGCTTCAACAATCTGGGCGGATATTTGCCCAAGGAGATGGGGCTCTTAAAAAAGCTTGCCATATTAAGACTTGGAGGAAATAAACTGTCCG tAGCCGCCAATTTCTTTCATGGTAATCTCCCAACCGACATAGGTTTCACCCTACCAAATCTGGTAGTATTAGCTGTTGGGGAAAACAAGTTCTATGGAAACCTTCCAGCTTCAATCACCAATGCTTCTGGGCTTGTAACACTTGATCTTTCCAGAAATAACTTTCAAGGCCAAGTTCCAGCTAATTTAGGAGATCTGACAAACCttcaaataataaatttttctaTTAATCTCTTCGGCAATAATTCTACCGGGGACTTGGATTTTGTTGCATCATTGACCAACTGCAGTAATCTAACATCTCTTTCCTTGAGTGGCAATAATTTTGAAG GTGAAGATTCGTTTAGTGGTTTTCTGCCTCGTGAAGTAGGAAAGCTTATACATTTGGTGGATCTAGATGTTTCCCAAAACCAACTTGCTGGAGGTATACCCATATCTCTTGCTGATTGTACAAATCTGGAGAATCTTTATATGCAATCCAATTTTTTCCAAGGAACAATTCCACCAAATTTGGCTTCTTTGAAGAGCATCCAGCAATTAGacctttcaagtaataacttgACTAGATCAATACCAAAGGAACTTGAGAAGCTTCAATATTTGAGGTACTTAAACCTTTCCTACAACGACATCGAGGGAGAGGTACCAAACACGGATTTTCAGCAATGCAAGTCAAATATCATTGATTGGCAACAACAAACTCTGTGGAGGCATTCCGGAATTGGAGTTCCCACATTGCCCA TGTTGTTATATCTCTTGGTATATCGAATAAGAGAAAGAAGACTAGTGGCCAGATTCTCTAGCATGCCCACAAGAATCGATGAGCTCTTACGACTTTCTTACCATGAACTTCTTCGTGCAACTTCAGGATTTTCTCCAGAAAACTTAATTGGTTCAGGAAATTTTGGAGCCGTCTACAAAGGCATTCTAGAAAAACTTGGCAATAAGCTCGTAGCAGTCAAAGTCGTTCTTGATCTTCAGAAGAATGGGGCTTCCAAAAGTTTTAAGGCTGAGTGCAAAACATTGAGAAACATTCGCCATACAAACCTCATCTCTATCGTGAGTCATTGCTCCAATATTGATTCCAAGGGGGATGAATTCAAAGCTCTAGTCTACGAGTTTATGGAAAATGGAAATCTGGACCTATGGCTGCATCCAGAGACAACTGATCAAGCAACAAGCTGCAGAAGTCTTAATCTTATTCAGAAGCTAAATATTGCAATTGATGTGGCTTCAGCATTGCAATATCTTCACGACCACTACGACGCAGAGATTGTTCATTGTGATCTAAAACCAAGTAACATTCTTCACCCACGTGGGTGA
- the LOC113764681 gene encoding receptor kinase-like protein Xa21 — protein MNCQNLQYLDISQNNFNGIISPHFLQTHSSLIYMKIGENSFSGSLPPEVGKLIHLVDFNVSHNQLAGGMPISLADCSDLQNLFMQSNFFQGTIPPNLASWKSIEQLDLSSNNLTGPIPKELQKLQFLSYLNLSYNDIEGEIPNTGVFRNESQISLTGNNKLCGGIPELEFPPCPVIKGKTRGKLKVIILLSIVLPAALLVLGALLLYFLVYRKRERRMVAGFSSMPTRNNELLRLSYHELVRATSGFSPDNLIGSGNFGAVYKGRLGKYGNKLVAVKVLDLQKNGASKSFKAECKALRNIRHRNLVSIVSYCSSIDSKGDEFKAPIYELMENGNLDLWLHPSETTDQATSSRSLNLLQKLNIAIDVASALQYLHDHCEAEIVHCDLKPSNILLDNDLVAHVGDFGLARLLPKPVNTSSEQGTSSTIAIKGTTGYAAPEYGMGLAVSTQGDVYSYDILLLEMLTGRRPTDDIFVGDLDLHNYVNGALYEQVSETMNPLLFLEGDENRKITPGGKNSSGGKEMECIISLLKIGLKCSARLPNDRMHMNEVVRKLHLIKNVLLGLRVHQENLEV, from the exons ATGAACTGTCAAAATTTGCAATATCTGGATATATCTCAAAACAACTTCAATGGAATTATATCACCACATTTTCTGCAGACGCACTCATCACTGATTTACATGAAAATAGGTGAAAATTCGTTTAGTGGTTCTCTGCCTCCTGAAGTTGGAAAGCTTATACATTTGGTGGATTTCAATGTTTCCCACAACCAACTAGCTGGAGGTATGCCCATATCACTTGCTGACTGTTCAGATCTGCAGAATCTTTTTATGCAATCCAATTTTTTCCAAGGAACAATTCCACCAAATTTGGCTTCTTGGAAGAGCATCGAGCAATTAGacctttcaagtaataacttgACTGGACCAATACCAAAAGAACTTCAGAAGCTTCAGTTTTTGAGCTACTTAAATCTTTCCTACAACGACATTGAGGGTGAGATACCAAACACAGGAGTTTTCAGGAATGAAAGTCAAATATCATTGACTGGCAACAACAAACTCTGTGGAGGCATTCCAGAATTGGAGTTCCCACCTTGCCCAGTGATTAAAGGGAAAACCAGAGGAAAGCTTAAGGTTATCATATTGTTGTCCATTGTTTTACCAGCAGCGCTTCTGGTTCTCGGTGCATTGTTGTTATATTTCTTGGTATAtcgaaaaagagaaagaagaatgGTGGCCGGATTCTCTAGCATGCCCACAAGAAACAATGAGCTCTTACGGCTTTCTTACCATGAACTTGTTCGTGCAACTTCAGGATTTTCTCCAGACAACTTAATTGGTTCAGGAAATTTCGGAGCTGTCTACAAAGGAAGGCTAGGAAAATATGGCAATAAGCTTGTAGCAGTTAAAGTTCTTGATCTTCAAAAGAACGGAGCTTCGAAAAGTTTTAAGGCGGAGTGCAAAGCATTGAGAAATATTCGCCATAGAAACCTCGTTTCTATCGTGAGTTATTGTTCCAGTATTGATTCCAAGGGTGATGAATTCAAAGCTCCAATCTATGAGttgatggaaaatggaaatctGGACCTGTGGCTGCATCCTTCAGAGACAACTGATCAGGCAACAAGCTCAAGAAGTCTTAATCTTCTTCAGAAGCTAAATATTGCAATTGATGTGGCTTCAGCATTGCAATATCTTCACGACCACTGCGAAGCTGAGATTGTTCACTGTGATCTAAAACCAAGTAACATTCTTCTTGACAATGATCTTGTTGCTCATGTGGGTGATTTTGGATTGGCAAGGCTTCTCCCGAAACCCGTCAACACTTCTTCGGAGCAAGGAACCAGCAGTACTATTGCCATAAAAGGAACAACAGGTTACGCAGCTCCAG AGTATGGAATGGGTCTTGCGGTATCAACTCAGGGGGATGTCTACAGCTACGACATTCTTTTGCTAGAAATGCTTACAGGGAGGAGACCAACTGATGATATATTCGTGGGTGACCTGGATCTACATAATTATGTTAATGGGGCTTTATATGAACAAGTTTCTGAGACCATGAACCCATTGCTTTTTCTTGAAGGagatgaaaacagaaaaataactCCTGGAGGGAAAAATAGCAGTGGTGGAAAAGAGATGGAGTGCATTATTTCCCTACTGAAAATTGGACTGAAGTGCTCTGCAAGATTACCAAATGACAGGATGCATATGAATGAAGTTGTCAGAAAATTACATCTCATAAAGAATGTTTTACTTGGTCTGAGGGTACACCAAGAAAATCTTGAAGTTTGA
- the LOC113766288 gene encoding putative receptor-like protein kinase At3g47110 yields the protein MWGFRSSTLANIFLLLLVAMSFSVNHVSAVKQFQNKIDRLALLEFKKQIYDHSFGVLNSWNHSQHHCQWEGVTCSTRHQRVIALILRYKQLSGTLSPHVENLSFMRFIQLAENQFHGEIPQEFSRLKRLRVLNLSSNALGGKIPENLSYCAEMITIDLTSNKLERKIPIDQLSNLKRLENFYLRTNKLTGEIPSSTGNLSSLIRISLDFNNLEGNLPMEMGLLKRLSIFSASENKLSGIIPASIFNSLAITVISVADNFFHGNLPTNIGLTLPNLQVLYVGGNNLYANFPTSITNASGLEILDLPYNKFAGQIPTNLEDLIQLKRANLNHNLFGNNSIGDLDFIASLTNCSNLRILSLSANTFGGNGPKIMANFSNQLTELFVGGNQLSGTIPQGFGNFVNLIQLGLELNSFSGIIPRDFGKLPNLQGLCLDHNDLSGQIVFALCNNTNLYYLDLSFNQFEGGNIFDNVLMNCENSFSGSLPAEVGKLIHLVDFNVSHNQFAGDIPISLANCSHLENLFMQANFFKGTFPPNLASWKSIQQVDLSSNNLIGQIPKELEMLQYLRYLNLSYNNIEGEIPNIGIFSNASQISLIGNNKLCGGIPELELPPCPVIKGKNKGKLKDVILMSIVLPITDFMATMTITKTIVEKFDKNVNFEMWQLKMEAILVQDGVDLAIQEIEKNSEDVKDADFADIDKKARSSKILNLSDEKVVENRLYLKQNLYMLRMSEGGVVLIDNNAACKVVGKCTIRIKMYSDGNGVLKITRRVLVVMKVHRYGTLHILQGSTVTGAATVLISSLSDTDITKLWHMRLRHMSEKGLGILSKRGLLCGQSTGPLEFCKHCIFGKQKRISFSSPAIHKTKGTLDYIHSDLWGPSHTPSKGGARRN from the exons ATGTGGGGATTTCGCTCATCAACATTAGCAAACATTTTTCTCCTACTCTTAGTTGCCATGAGCTTTTCAGTAAACCATGTTTCAGCTGTAAAACAATTTCAAAATAAGATCGATCGACTTGCTCTGCTTGAATTCAAGAAGCAAATATATGATCACTCATTTGGAGTGCTGAATTCCTGGAACCATTCACAACACCATTGCCAGTGGGAAGGAGTCACCTGCAGTACTCGACATCAGAGGGTCATAGCCTTGATTCTAAGGTATAAGCAGTTGTCTGGAACCCTATCTCCTCATGTCGAAAATCTAAGCTTCATGAGGTTCATCCAACTTGCGGAGAATCAATTCCATGGTGAGATTCCCCAAGAATTCAGTCGCCTCAAAAGGCTAAGAGTCTTGAACCTGTCAAGTAATGCACTCGGTGGAAAAATCCCAGAAAATCTGAGCTACTGTGCAGAGATGATAACTATTGACCTAACCAGTAACAAGCTAGAAAGGAAGATTCCAATTGATCAGCTAAGCAATTTGAAGAGGCTTGAAAATTTTTATCTTCGCACAAACAAGTTGACAGGAGAGATTCCCTCTTCCACTGGGAACTTATCATCATTGATCCGAATCAGTCTCGACTTCAACAATCTAGAGGGAAATTTGCCCATGGAGATGGGGCTCTTGAAAAGGTTATCTATATTTTCAGCATCAGAAAATAAACTATCTGGTATAATCCCTGCCTCCATCTTTAATAGTTTAGCCATTACTGTCATTTCAGTGGCCGACAATTTCTTTCATGGCAATCTCCCAACCAACATAGGTCTCACCCTACCAAATCTACAAGTGTTGTATGTTGGGGGGAACAACTTGTATGCAAACTTTCCAACTTCAATCACTAATGCTTCTGGGCTTGAGATACTTGATCTTCCCTATAATAAGTTCGCAggccaaattccaactaatttAGAAGATCTGATACAACTCAAAAGAGCTAATCTTAATCACAATCTCTTCGGCAATAATTCTATAGGAGATTTGGATTTTATTGCATCACTGACCAACTGCAGTAATCTAAGAATTCTTTCCTTGAGTGCCAATACATTTGGAGGTAATGGACCTAAAATCATGGCCAATTTCTCAAATCAACTCACTGAATTGTTCGTGGGAGGAAACCAACTGTCAGGAACCATTCCACAAGGATTTGGAAACTTTGTCAACCTAATTCAACTTGGCCTTGAATTGAACTCTTTTTCAGGGATTATTCCAAGAGATTTTGGCAAGTTACCAAATTTGCAAGGATTGTGTCTGGACCATAATGACTTGTCAGGACAGATAGTCTTTGCCCTATGCAACAACACCAATCTATACtatctggacttatcatttaaCCAGTTTGAAGGGGGCAATATATTTGACAATGTTCTTATGAACT GTGAAAATTCGTTTAGTGGTTCTCTGCCTGCTGAAGTTGGAAAGCTTATACATTTGGTGGATTTCAATGTTTCCCACAATCAATTTGCTGGAGATATACCCATCTCACTTGCTAATTGTTCACATCTGGAGAATCTTTTTATGCAGGCCAATTTTTTCAAAGGAACATTTCCACCAAATTTGGCTTCTTGGAAGAGCATCCAGCAAGTAGACCTTTCAAGTAATAATTTGATTGGACAAATACCAAAAGAACTTGAGATGCTTCAATATTTGAGGTACTTAAACCTTTCCTACAACAACATCGAAGGCGAGATACCAAACATAGGAATTTTCAGCAATGCAAGTCAAATATCATTGATTGGCAACAACAAACTCTGTGGAGGCATTCCAGAATTGGAGCTCCCACCTTGCCCAGTGATTAAGgggaaaaacaaaggaaagctGAAGGATGTCATATTGATGTCCATTGTTTTACCG ATTACAGATTTTATGGCAACAATGACGATAACAAAGACGATTGTCGAGAAATTCGACAAGAATGTCAACTTCGAAATGTGGCAActcaagatggaggccattCTTGTTCAAGATGGAGTTGACTTGGCAATTcaagaaattgagaaaaattcagAAGATGTAAAGGATGCGGATTTCGCCGATATAGATAAGAAGGCTAGATCCAGTAAAATATTAAATCTCTCCGATGAG AAAGTAGTCGAGAATCGGCTATATTTGAAGCAGAATTTGTACATGCTTCGGATGtctgaag GTGGAGTTGTCTTAATAGATAACAACGCCGCTTGTAAAGTTGTTGGCAAATGCACAATCCGGATTAAAAT GTATTCAGATGGAAATGGAGTTCTTAAAATCACTCGAAGAGTTCTTGTTGTTATGAAGGTACACAGATATGGTACTTTGCatattttgcagggatctactGTTACAGGTGCTGCTACTGTTTTAATATCATCTTTGTCAGATACAGACATCACTAAATTATGGCACATGCGTTTGAGGCACATGAGCGAAAAAGGCTTAGGCATACTGAGCAAAAGAGGACTTCTTTGTGGACAAAGTACCGGGCCATTGGAATTTTGTAAACATTGTATTTTTGGGAAGCAGAAAAGAATCAGTTTCAGTTCACCAGCAATTCACAAGACAAAAGGTACTCTTGATTACATTCATTCAGATCTATGGGGTCCTTCCCATACTCCTTCTAAAGGTGGTGCCAG aagaaactga